In Zingiber officinale cultivar Zhangliang chromosome 3B, Zo_v1.1, whole genome shotgun sequence, a single window of DNA contains:
- the LOC121967473 gene encoding leucine-rich repeat extensin-like protein 4 has protein sequence MRRSLDREDHGLPLLLLLVLLVFPLAASCSGGHGHERRLRRILQDQVGNSSSDFLNPHLRDAYIALQAWKLAIISDPLNLTSNWVGPNVCDYTGVFCASLPSDPSLTVVAGVDLNHGDLAGYLPSQIGLLYDVALIHINSNRFCGTLPRSLRRLTLLHELDVSNNRFAGRFPDVVLRIPSLRFLDLRFNEFEGSVPPELFDRDFDAIFINHNRFAFKIPDNIGNSPVSVIVLAKNRFHGCLPASLGNMSQTLNEIILMDNGLDSCFPSEIQLLKSLTVLDISYNKLVGPLPESIGRMHSLEQLDVAHNLFSGSIPPSICSLPHLKNFTYSYNFFTGESPQCFELKLYDDRQNCLPERPKQRTVRQCQSFLSRPSVDCSSFGCKPFVPPPPPPSPPPPHSPPPPSPPPPSPPPPSPPPPSPPPPSPPPPSPPPPSPPPPSPPPPSPPPPSPPPPSPPPPSPPQPSPPPPSPLLQSPPPPSPSPPSYCVRSPPPPPPLPVYCSSSPSTPVYCPRPPSPPVYCPPPPLPPLGSPPPPVYSPPPPLPSPHLSPPPPPVYFPPPPPLSSPPPPFPPPLPPLYSPPPPPPLYSPPPPLPSPPPPPPSPPPPPPCIEPPPPPPPPCVEPPPPPCIEPPPPPCIEPPSPAPFPYEDPFPGDVGVHYTSPPPPHHY, from the coding sequence atGAGGAGGTCACTTGATCGGGAAGATCACGGCCTCCCTCTCCTTCTTCTGCTTGTTCTCCTTGTCTTCCCCCTCGCCGCCTCCTGCTCCGGCGGCCATGGGCACGAACGGCGGCTCCGGCGGATCCTCCAAGACCAAGTAGGAAATAGTTCCTCCGACTTTCTGAATCCCCACCTCCGAGACGCCTACATTGCCCTCCAGGCTTGGAAACTCGCCATCATCTCCGATCCTTTGAATCTCACCAGCAACTGGGTCGGCCCCAATGTTTGCGACTACACCGGCGTCTTCTGCGCCTCCCTACCGTCCGACCCCAGCCTCACTGTCGTCGCTGGCGTCGATCTGAATCATGGAGACCTCGCCGGGTACCTCCCCTCCCAGATCGGCCTCCTCTACGACGTCGCCCTAATTCACATCAACTCCAACCGATTCTGTGGCACCCTCCCCCGTTCTCTACGCCGTCTCACCCTCCTCCACGAGCTCGACGTCAGCAACAACCGTTTTGCCGGACGTTTTCCTGACGTCGTCCTCCGCATCCCCTCCCTCCGCTTCCTCGACCTCCGATTCAACGAGTTCGAAGGCTCCGTGCCACCGGAACTCTTCGACCGCGACTTTGACGCCATCTTCATCAACCACAACCGGTTTGCGTTTAAGATCCCAGACAACATCGGCAACTCCCCCGTCTCCGTCATTGTACTCGCTAAGAATCGCTTCCATGGGTGTCTTCCGGCGAGCCTCGGTAACATGTCGCAGACCCTCAACGAGATCATCCTAATGGATAATGGCCTCGACTCCTGCTTCCCGTCAGAGATTCAGCTGCTCAAGAGTCTCACTGTTCTCGACATCAGCTACAACAAGCTCGTCGGACCACTCCCTGAGTCCATTGGCAGGATGCATAGCCTCGAGCAACTCGACGTTGCGCATAATCTATTCTCGGGCTCGATTCCTCCTTCGATCTGCAGCCTGCCGCATCTCAAGAACTTTACGTACTCTTACAATTTCTTCACCGGGGAGTCTCCGCAATGCTTCGAATTGAAGCTCTACGATGATCGGCAGAATTGTCTCCCCGAACGACCGAAGCAGAGAACGGTGCGACAATGCCAATCATTCTTGTCTCGTCCTTCCGTTGATTGCTCTTCTTTTGGCTGCAAACCTTTTGTGCCACCGCCCCCGCCGCCgtcacctcctcctcctcattcTCCGCCGCCACCATCTCCTCCTCCACCCTCTCCGCCGCCGCCATCTCCTCCTCCACCTTCTCCACCGCCACCATCTCCTCCTCCACCCTCTCCCCCACCACCATCACCACCTCCTCCTTCTCCGCCGCCGCCATCACCTCCTCCACCATCACCTCCTCCGCCATCACCTCCTCCGCCTTCTCCGCCTCAACCATCACCACCACCTCCCTCCCCTCTACTCCAATCGCCGCCTCCCCCTTCTCCATCGCCGCCCTCATACTGCGTTCGATctccaccgccgccgccgccgctgccaGTCTACTGCTCAAGTTCCCCATCTACACCCGTCTACTGCCCCCGACCTCCATCGCCTCCTGTCTACTGTCCGCCTCCTCCGCTACCTCCTCTCGGCTCTCCTCCGCCACCGGTGTATTCTCCACCCCCACCTCTACCGAGCCCTCACCTTTCTCCTCCACCACCTCCAGTCTATTTTCCACCTCCCCCACCGCTTTCCTCACCGCCTCCACCTTTTCCGCCTCCGCTACCGCCATTGTACTCCCCACCTCCACCACCCCCATTGTACTCCCCACCTCCTCCGCTGCCCTCGCCCCCACCTCCACCGCCCTCGCCCCCTCCACCGCCTCCATGCATCGAGCCTCCACCTCCGCCACCACCTCCTTGCGTTGAGCCGCCACCACCTCCTTGCATTGAGCCACCACCACCTCCATGCATCGAGCCCCCATCGCCTGCGCCCTTCCCATATGAAGATCCTTTCCCAGGCGACGTTGGAGTCCATTACACATCACCTCCCCCTCCTCATCACTATTAA
- the LOC121967474 gene encoding probable E3 ubiquitin-protein ligase RZFP34 produces MLIGAVQHNSMIDDMKQCTAMWKIPSVLHNCPGFMGYQLLAMGENGLLNILVFAGASALVANLLYMGDLADLCGSSILEPKTSVYRDNGSENLIECPISADKSCYRAEERLVASDLSAKDRLDNSLMMYGCPHYRRRCRIRAPCCNKIFDCRHCHNEAMNSIDVERRFRHDLPRQEVKEVICSLCGTEQEVQQVCISCGVCMGKYFCGICKLFDDDISKQQYHCGGCGICRIGGRENFFHCYKCGCCYSIVLKNSHPCVEGAMHHDCPVCFEYLFESRNDVSVLMCGHTIHVQCLKEMQQHLQYACPLCSKSVCDMSKVWEIVDREIAATPMPAIYHDKKVRILCNDCGAASAVQYHVVGQKCLKCKSYNTRQT; encoded by the exons ATGCTGATTGGAGCTGTTCAACATAATTCTATGATAGATGATATGAAACAGTGTACAGCTATGTGGAAGATACCTTCAGTCTTGCACAATTGTCCTGGTTTCATGGGCTACCAACTACTCGCTATGGGTGAAAATGGTTTGCTAAACATTCTTGTATTTGCAGGTGCATCAGCTCTGGTAGCAAATCTTCTATATATGGGGGATTTAGCTGACCTTTGTGGATCTTCCATCTTGGAGCCAAAAACGTCAGTATACCGAGATAATGGGAGTGAGAATTTGATTGAATGCCCAATCTCAGCTGATAAAAGCTGTTATAGAGCTGAAGAAAGATTAGTTGCTTCTGACCTTTCTGCCAAGGATAGACTTGACAATAGTCTTATGATGTATGG ATGCCCACATTATCGACGAAGATGTCGTATTCGCGCACCATGTTGTAATAAGATTTTTGATTGCCGACATTGCCACAATGAGGCAATG AATTCAATAGATGTTGAAAGAAGATTTAGACACGACCTTCCACGTCAAGAAGTTAAAGaa GTTATATGTTCACTGTGTGGCACTGAACAAGAG GTTCAACAAGTTTGCATTAGTTGTGGCGTTTGTATGGGTAAATACTTCTGTGGAATTTGCAAGCTGTTCGATGATGAT ATCTCAAAGCAACAATACCACTGTGGTGGTTGTGGAATTTGCAG GATTGGTGGACGGGAGAATTTTTTCCATTGTTATAAATGTG GTTGCTGCTACTCAATTGTGTTAAAGAATAGTCATCCATGTGTGGAAGGAGCAATGCATCATGATTGCCCTGTATGTTTTGAG TATTTGTTCGAGTCTAGAAATGATGTGAGTGTTCTGATGTGTGGTCACACTATCCATGTACAATGTTTGAAGGAAATGCAGCAACATTTACA GTATGCATGTCCTCTCTGCTCCAAGTCTGTATGCGACATGTCAAAAGTGTGGGAAATTGTGGACAGGGAGATAGCAGCCACTCCGATGCCTGCAATCTACCATGATAAGAAG GTTCGCATCTTGTGCAATGACTGTGGAGCGGCCTCAGCGGTTCAGTATCATGTAGTAGGACAAAAATGCCTCAAGTGCAAATCTTACAACACTCGTCAAACTTAA